Proteins from one Nakamurella multipartita DSM 44233 genomic window:
- a CDS encoding ABC transporter substrate-binding protein, with protein sequence MALGVKPVAVYDWQSFGAAHKGVGPWASELFGDAEPTILANVGDALDYEAISVLEPDLILNTRSAGDQAQYDRLSTIAPTVSPPAGTAAFGTPWATQTQLVADALGQSAAGAALVDTVQDTITAAAQANPGFAGRTAVAATKFGDAYGAYISGDARWDLLAALGFAPNPAVLALPAQGFYVPVSGEQVSAFDADVAVMFPIGYTLDELKADPLIASLAVVKDGRTVFLGADDELSQAFSAASPLSIPIAVQGITPQLAAVIG encoded by the coding sequence TTGGCCCTCGGGGTCAAGCCGGTGGCCGTGTACGACTGGCAGAGTTTCGGCGCGGCGCACAAGGGCGTCGGGCCGTGGGCGAGCGAGCTGTTCGGCGATGCCGAACCGACCATCCTGGCCAACGTCGGCGACGCCCTGGACTACGAAGCGATCTCCGTGCTCGAGCCGGACCTGATCCTGAACACCCGATCGGCCGGCGACCAGGCCCAGTACGACCGGCTGTCGACCATCGCCCCCACCGTCTCGCCGCCCGCCGGGACCGCCGCCTTCGGCACACCCTGGGCCACCCAGACCCAGCTGGTGGCCGACGCACTCGGCCAGAGCGCGGCCGGCGCGGCGCTGGTCGACACGGTGCAGGACACCATCACCGCGGCCGCGCAGGCCAATCCGGGATTCGCCGGCCGGACCGCGGTGGCGGCGACCAAGTTCGGGGACGCCTACGGCGCCTACATCTCCGGGGACGCGCGGTGGGATCTGCTGGCCGCCTTGGGGTTCGCACCGAACCCGGCCGTGCTGGCGCTGCCTGCGCAGGGCTTCTACGTCCCGGTGTCCGGCGAGCAGGTCAGCGCCTTCGACGCCGACGTCGCCGTGATGTTCCCGATCGGCTACACCCTGGACGAGCTCAAGGCCGACCCGCTGATCGCCTCGTTGGCCGTGGTCAAGGACGGGCGCACCGTGTTCCTGGGCGCCGACGACGAGCTGTCCCAGGCATTCAGCGCGGCCAGCCCGTTGAGCATTCCGATCGCGGTGCAGGGCATCACCCCGCAACTGGCTGCCGTCATCGGCTGA